CCGGCCTTGCGGCGCCATGTGGTCCACCTCTTGACAGGCAGGGGTCCGGCTGGATTACTTGGCCGTGCCGCACGCTAACCGAATGTTCGGTCGGGCCACAAGGTGGTGCACACGGTGACACGAGCCACTGACGCGATGGCGGACCCCGTCGCGTCGATGTTCGCCGGGGACCAGGCATCCCGGGCGCTGGGCATCGAGCTGCTGGAACACGGTCCGGGAACGGCCGTGCTCCGCATGACCGTGACGGCGGACATGGTCAACGGCCATGGCGTCGCCCACGGCGGCTGCCTCTTCCTCCTCGCCGACTCCGCCTTCGCGTGCGCCTGCAACAGCCACGGGCCGGTGACCGTCGCGGCCGGGGCCGGCATCGACTTCGTCGCCTCCGCCCACGAGGGTGACGTCCTGACGGCCGTCGCCGTGGAGCGCACCCGCTACGGCCGGAGCGGCATATACGACGTGAGTGTCCTGCGGGGTGACGAGGTGATCGCGGAGTTCCGCGGGCGCAGCCGCAGCATCGGTACGAGCACCAAGGAGTCACAGCCATGACCAGCGAGCGCGAGACCCCGGCGACGGCCCCCGCCCGCCGGGGAGAGCCGCTTCCCGACGGCCTGCTCGACGACGGAGAGCGCCTGTCCCGCGAGGAGCTGCGCGCCCTCCAGCTGAGCCGGCTGCGCACGACCCTGCGGCACGCCTACGACCACGTCGAGCTGTACCGCAAGAAGCTCGACGATGCCGGTGTCGCCCCCGAGGACTGCCGGACGCTCGAGGACCTGGCCCGCTTCCCGTTCACCACGAAGGCCGATCTGCGCGACACCTACCCGTTCGGCATGTTCGCCGTCCCCATGGACCAGGTCCGCCGCGTCCACGCCTCCAGCGGCACCACCGGCCGCCCCACCGTGGTGGGTTACACCGAGAACGACCTGTCGATGTGGGCCGACATGGTCGCCCGTTCGATCCGCGCCGCCGGCGGCCGTCCCGGCCACAAGGTGCACATCTCCTACGGCTACGGCCTGTTCACCGGCGGCCTCGGCGCCCACTACGGCGCCGAGCGGGCGGGGTGCACGGTGATTCCCGCCTCGGGCGGCATGACCGCGCGCCAGGTGCAGATCATCCAGGACTTCAGGCCCGAGATCATCATGGTCACGCCGTCCTACATGCTCACCCTGCTCGACGAGTTCGAGCGGCAGGGCGTCGACCCGCGCTCCACCTCCCTGCGGGTGGGGCTCTTCGGCGCCGAGCCGTGGACGGAGGAGATGCGCCGGGAGATCGAGGAGCGCATGGACATCCACGCCGTCGACATATACGGGCTGTCCGAGGTGATCGGTCCCGGTGTCGCCCAGGAGTGCGTGGAGACCAAGGACGGGCTGCACGTGTGGGAGGACCACTTCTACCCCGAGGTCGTCGACCCGATCACGGGCGAGAGCCTGCCCGAGGGCGAGGAGGGCGAGCTGGTCTTCACCTCGCTCACCAAGGAGGCGCTGCCGATCATCCGTTACCGCACCCGTGACCTGACCAGGCTGCTGCCCGGCACCGCACGGCCCGCGTTCCGCCGTATCGAGAAGATCACCGGCCGCTGTGACGACATGATCATCCTGCGCGGGGTGAACGTCTTCCCGAGCCAGATCGAGGAGATCGTGCTGCGCACCCCGGGGGTCGCACCGCACTTCCAGATCGAGCTGTCCCGGCGTGAGCGCATGGACCACATGACGGTCCGCGTCGAGGCCCGCCCCGGCACCCCCGACGACCAGCGGGAAGCCGCCGCGCGCTCGATCGCCCAGGGCGTCAAGGACGGGGTGGGTGTCACCGTGGGCGTCACGGTCGTCGACCCCGACACCCTGGAGCGCTCCCTCGGCAAGCTGCGCCGGGTCAAGGACCTCCGCAAGGCGTGACGGGCCAGGCCGGAGGGCCTGCGCCGCACTGAACCCCGGTCAGAAAACGACAAAGGCAAGGAGAGTGCTCTCCTTGCCTGTCTCAAGTTATAGCGCACAGGGGGGCTTGCGGCAAGACCCGGGGTACGGCGCAGAATCTTCGGCCGAGGCCACAACCTGCGGAAATGAGGGCGCGAACGTGCGTGTGTCAACGCAACGGACCACCGCTGTCTCGGGGGGAACACGATGAGCGAGCAGTATGTGTCCGCTCTCCAGGAGATCGACCGGAGTCAGGTCGCCCTGGTGGGAGGCAAGGGCGCGCACCTGGGCGACCTGTCGCGGATCGAGGGCGTGCGCGTGCCGGCCGGCTTCTGTGTGACGACGGACGCCTTCCGTCGGATCATGGCGGAGGAACCGTCGGTCGACGATCAGCTCGAGCGACTGGCGCTTGTGAGCCCGGACGACCGGGAGGCGATCCGTACGCTCAGTGCGCGGCTTCGCCTCACCGTCGAGGAGATCGCCGTCCCTGACGACATCGCCGCCGCGATCACCGGCGCGCTCGCCCGGCTCGGCGAGCAGGACGCCTGCGCCGTCCGCTCCAGCGCGACGGCCGAGGACCTGCCGACGGCCTCCTTCGCCGGCCAGCAGGACACCTACCTGAATGTCACCGGGCCGGACGAGATCCTCCGGCACGTCCGCCGGTGCTGGGCGTCCCTGTTCACCGAGCGGGCGGTGACCTACCGTCAGCGCAACGGCATCGACCACCGTGCGGTCCACATGGCGGTGGTCGTGCAGCGGATGGTCTTCCCACAGGCGTCCGGCATCCTCTTCACGGCCGACCCCGTCACGGGCAACCGGAGGGTGGCCACCGTGGACGCCGGCTTCGGCCTCGGCGAAGCGCTGGTCTCCGGTCTGGTGAACCCGGACGTCTTCAAGGTGCGCGACGGCGAGGTCGTCTCCAGGACGATCGCCGCCAAACAGCGTGCCGTGCTCCCGCTGCCGACCGGTGGCACCCAGGAGACGGCCGTCGAGGCGGGACGCCAGGAGCAGCCCGCGCTGACGGACGCTCAGGCGATCGAGCTGGTGCGGCTGGGGCGGGTGATCGAGGCGCACCTCGGCCGCCCGCAGGACATCGAGTGGTGCTTGGTGGACGACGGCTTCCACATCGTGCAGAGCCGGCCGATCACCACGCTGTTCCCCGTCCCGGCCAGTGACGACGGGGAGAACCACATCTACGTCTCCGTCGGCCATCAGCAGATGATGACCGACGCCATGAAGCCGCTGGGGCTGTCCATGTGGCAGC
Above is a window of Streptomyces griseorubiginosus DNA encoding:
- the paaK gene encoding phenylacetate--CoA ligase PaaK encodes the protein MTSERETPATAPARRGEPLPDGLLDDGERLSREELRALQLSRLRTTLRHAYDHVELYRKKLDDAGVAPEDCRTLEDLARFPFTTKADLRDTYPFGMFAVPMDQVRRVHASSGTTGRPTVVGYTENDLSMWADMVARSIRAAGGRPGHKVHISYGYGLFTGGLGAHYGAERAGCTVIPASGGMTARQVQIIQDFRPEIIMVTPSYMLTLLDEFERQGVDPRSTSLRVGLFGAEPWTEEMRREIEERMDIHAVDIYGLSEVIGPGVAQECVETKDGLHVWEDHFYPEVVDPITGESLPEGEEGELVFTSLTKEALPIIRYRTRDLTRLLPGTARPAFRRIEKITGRCDDMIILRGVNVFPSQIEEIVLRTPGVAPHFQIELSRRERMDHMTVRVEARPGTPDDQREAAARSIAQGVKDGVGVTVGVTVVDPDTLERSLGKLRRVKDLRKA
- the paaI gene encoding hydroxyphenylacetyl-CoA thioesterase PaaI; this encodes MADPVASMFAGDQASRALGIELLEHGPGTAVLRMTVTADMVNGHGVAHGGCLFLLADSAFACACNSHGPVTVAAGAGIDFVASAHEGDVLTAVAVERTRYGRSGIYDVSVLRGDEVIAEFRGRSRSIGTSTKESQP